One window of the Prinia subflava isolate CZ2003 ecotype Zambia chromosome 1, Cam_Psub_1.2, whole genome shotgun sequence genome contains the following:
- the LOC134551644 gene encoding myosin-6-like isoform X4 — translation MADAVLAALGAAAPFLRPGERERLAAQTRPFDPRSECFVPHPREEFVRGRVTGRQGGEVTVQTELGETVTVKEADVHQQNPPKFDKIEDMAMLTFLHEPAVLYNLKERYASWLIYTYSGLFCVTVNPYKWLPVYNAEVVAAYRGKKRSEAPPHIFSISDNAYQYMLTDRENQSILITGESGAGKTVNTKRVIQYFASIAAIGDRKKEVTNSSKGTLEDQIIQANPALEAFGNAKTLRNDNSSRFGKFIRIHFGATGKLASADIETYLLEKSRVIFQLKAERNYHIFYQILSNKKPELLEMLLITNNPYDYSYVSQGEVTVASIDDSEELLATDSAFDVLGFTAEEKAGVYKLTGAIMHFGNMKFKQKQREEQAEPDGTEDADKSAYLMGLNSADLLKGLCHPRVKVGNEYVTKGQNVQQVYYSIGALAKAVYEKMFNWMVVRINNSLDTKQPRQYFIGVLDIAGFEIFDFNSFEQLCINFTNEKLQQFFNHHMFVLEQEEYKKEGIEWEFIDFGMDLQACIDLIEKPMGIMSILEEECMFPKASDMTFKAKLFDNHLGKSANFGKPRNVKGKPEAHFSLVHYAGTVDYNIIGWLEKNKDPLNETVVGLYQKSALKLLASLFSNYAGADAGKGKGAKKKGSSFQTVSALHRENLNKLMANLKTTHPHFVRCLIPNERKEPGVMDNSLVMHQLRCNGVLEGIRICRKGFPNRILYGDFRQRYRILNPAAIPEGQFIDSRKGAEKLLGSIDIDHNQYKFGHTKVFFKAGLLGLLEEMRDERLSRIITRIQAQARGQLMRIEFKKILERRDSLLVIQWNIRAFMGVKNWPWMKLYFKIKPLLKSAETEKEMQNMKEEFGRLKEALEKSETRRKELEEKMVSMLQEKNDLQLQVQAEQDNLNDAEERCDQLIKNKIQLEAKVKELTERLEDEEEMNAELTARKRKLEDECSELKKDIDDLELTLAKVEKEKHATENKVKNLTEEMAGLDETIAKLTKEKKALQESHQQTLDDLQAEEDKVNTLTKSKVKLEQQVDDLEGSLEQEKKVRMDLERAKRKLEGDLKLTQENIMDLENDKQQLEEKIKKKEFEINQQNSKVEDEQALALQLQKKLKELQARIEELEEELEAERTGRAKVEKLRSDLSRELEEISERLEEAGGATSVQIELNKKREAEFQKMRRDLEEATLQHEATAAALRKKHADSVAELSEQIDNLQRVKQKLEKEKSDLKLELDDLSSNMEQLIKAKVGMEKMSRTMEDQAAEHRAKLEETQRVLNDTSTQRAKLQTENGELSRQLEEKEALISQLTRGKQSYTQQMEDLKRQLEEEMKAKNALAHALQSARHDCDLLREQYEEETEAKAELQRSLSKANSEVAQWRTKYETDAIQRTEELEEAKKKLAQRLQEAEEAVEAVNAKCSSLEKTKHRLQNEIEDLMADVERSNAAAAALDKKQRNFDKILAEWKQKFEESQMELEASQKEARSLSTELFKLKNAYEESLEHLETFKRENKNLQEEISDLTEQLGGSHKTIHELEKVRKQLDAEKLELQAALEEAEASLEHEEGKILRAQLEFNQVKADYERKLAEKDEEMEQAKRNHLRVVDSLQTSLDAETRSRNEALRLKKKMEGDLNEMEIQLSHANRVAAEAQSHLKGAQAHLKDTQLQLDDVVRANEDLKENIAIVERRNNLLQSELEELQAVVEQTERARKLAEQELIEASERVQLLHSQNTSLINQKKKMEADISQLQTEVEEAIQECRNAEEKAKKAITDAAMMAEELKKEQDTSAHLERMKKNMEQTIKDLQMRLDEAEQLALKGGKKQLQKLEARVRELENELEAEQKRNAESIKGLRKSERRVKELSYQTEEDRKNMVRLQDLVDKLQLKVKAYKRQAEEAEEQANTNLAKFRKAQHELDEAEERADIAESQVNKLRAKSRDIGAKGLNEE, via the exons ACCGAGAGAACCAGTCCATCCTCATCAC TGGAGAATCCGGGGCGGGGAAGACAGTCAACACCAAGAGGGTCATCCAATACTTTGCCAGCATTGCTGCCATTGGCGACCGCAAGAAGGAGGTGACTAATAGCAGCAAG GGCACCCTGGAGGACCAGATCATCCAGGCCAACCCTGCCTTGGAGGCCTTTGGGAATGCCAAGACCCTCCGCAATGACAACTCATCCCGATTT GGGAAGTTCATCCGAATCCATTTTGGGGCCACTGGGAAATTGGCATCAGCTGACATTGAGACCT ACCTCCTGGAGAAGTCCCGTGTCATTTTCCAGCTGAAGGCTGAGAGGAACTACCACATCTTTTACCAGATCCTCTCCAACAAGAAGCCAGAACTGCTGG AGATGCTTCTCATCACAAACAACCCCTATGACTACAGTTACGTCTCCCAAGGAGAGGTGACTGTGGCCTCCATCGATGACTCTGAAGAGCTGTTGGCAACTGAC AGCGCTTTTGATGTCTTGGGCTTCACGGCGGAGGAGAAGGCTGGTGTCTACAAGCTGACGGGTGCTATCATGCACTTTGGCAACATGAAGTTCAAGCAGAAGCAACGGGAAGAGCAGGCAGAACCAGATGGTACTGAAG atgctgACAAGTCAGCTTACCTAATGGGGCTGAACTCAGCTGACCTTCTCAAGGGGTTGTGTCACCCCCGGGTGAAGGTGGGCAATGAATATGTCACCAAGGGGCAGAATGTCCAGCAGGTGTACTACTCCATTGGGGCCTTGGCCAAGGCTGTATATGAGAAGATGTTCAACTGGATGGTGGTTAGGATCAACAACTCTCTGGACACCAAGCAGCCAAGGCAGTACTTCATCGGTGTGCTGGATATCGCCGGATTTGAGATCTTTGAT ttCAACAGCTTCGAGCAGCTCTGCATCAACTTCACCAACgagaagctgcagcagtttttcaACCACCACATGTTCGTGCTGGAACAGGAGGAATACAAGAAGGAAGGCATTGAGTGGGAGTTCATTGACTTTGGCATGGACCTCCAGGCCTGCATTGACCTCATTGAGAAG CCCATGGGGATCATGTCCATCCTGGAGGAGGAGTGCATGTTTCCCAAAGCCTCAGACATGACCTTCAAGGCCAAGCTCTTTGACAATCACCTGGGCAAGTCGGCCAACTTTGGGAAGCCACGCAACGTCAAGGGGAAGCCAGAGGCGCATTTCTCTCTTGTCCACTATGCTGGCACTGTGGACTACAACATCATTGGGTGGCTGGAGAAGAACAAGGACCCCCTCAATGAGACAGTGGTGGGGCTCTACCAGAAATCAGCCCTGAAGCTCTTGGCCAGCCTTTTCTCCAACTATGCTGGGGCAGATGCTG ggaaggggaagggagccAAGAAGAAAGGTTCCTCCTTTCAGActgtctcagctctgcatcGG GAGAACCTCAACAAGTTGATGGCCAACCTCAAGACCACCCACCCTCATTTTGTCCGCTGCCTCATCCCCAATGAGCGGAAAGAACCAG GTGTGATGGACAATTCCCTGGTAATGCATCAGCTGCGCTGCAACGGGGTCCTAGAGGGCATCCGCATCTGCCGCAAGGGCTTCCCCAATCGCATCCTCTATGGGGACTTCCGCCAGCG GTACCGCATCCTGAaccctgctgccatccctgagGGGCAGTTCATTGACAGCCGCAAGGGTGCTGAGAAGCTCCTGGGATCCATTGACATCGACCACAACCAGTACAAATTTGGACACACCAAG GTCTTCTTCAaggctgggctgctgggacTTCTGGAGGAGATGCGGGACGAGCGCCTCTCTCGCATCATCACCCGCATCCAAGCTCAGGCCCGAGGGCAGCTCATGCGCATTGAGTTCAAGAAGATCTTGGAGCGCCG GGACTCACTGCTGGTGATCCAGTGGAACATCAGGGCCTTCATGGGGGTGAAGAACTGGCCTTGGATGAAGCTGTACTTCAAGATCAAGCCCTTGTTGAAGAGTGCTGAGACAGAGAAGGAGATGCAG AACATGAAGGAAGAGTTTGGGCGGCTGAAGGAGGCCCTGGAGAAGTCAGAGACCCGGCgcaaggagctggaggagaagatGGTCTCCATGCTGCAGGAGAAGAATGACCTTCAGCTCCAAGTGCAGGCC GAGCAGGACAACCTCAATGATGCTGAGGAGCGCTGTGACCAGCTGATCAAGAACAAGATTCAGCTGGAGGCCAAGGTGAAGGAGCTGACAGAGCGActggaggatgaggaagagaTGAATGCAGAACTGACAGCTAGGAAGAGGAAGCTGGAGGATGAGTGTTCGGAGTTGAAAAAGGATATTGATGACCTAGAGCTGACTCTGGCCAAGGTGGAGAAGGAGAAACATGCCACCGAGAACAAG GTCAAGAACCTCACAGAGGAGATGGCCGGGCTGGATGAAACCATTGCCAAGttaacaaaggaaaagaaggcCCTGCAAGAATCTCACCAGCAGACTCTGGATgacctgcaggcagaggaagacAAAGTCAACACCCTGACAAAGTCTAAAGTCAAGCTGGAACAGCAAGTGGATGAT CTTGAAGGCTCCTTGGAACAGGAGAAGAAGGTCCGGATGGACCTGGAAAGGGCCAAAAGGAAGCTGGAAGGTGACTTGAAGCTGACACAGGAAAACATCATGGACCTGGAAAACGACAAGCAGCAGCTAGAGGAGAAGATCAAGAA GAAAGAGTTTGAGATCAACCAGCAGAACAGCAAGGTTGAGGATGagcaggctctggctctgcagctccagaagaagctgaaagagctgcag GCACGGattgaggagctggaggaggagttGGAAGCAGAGCGGACAGGCAGAGCCAAGGTGGAGAAGCTGCGCTCAGACTTGTCAcgggagctggaggagatcagcgagaggctggaggaggcaggTGGTGCCACTTCAGTGCAGATTGAGCTCAACAAGAAGCGGGAGGCAGAGTTCCAGAAGATGCGGCGGGATCTGGAAGAGGCCACGCTGCAGCACGAGGCCACGGCTGCTGCACTGCGCAAGAAGCACGCCGACAGCGTGGCTGAGCTCAGCGAGCAGATTGACAACTTACAGCGTGTCaagcagaagctggagaaggagaagagcGACCTCAAGCTGGAGCTGGATGACCTCAGCTCCAACATGGAGCAACTGATAAAGGCCAAG GTGGGCATGGAGAAGATGTCTCGCACCATGGAGGACCAGGCAGCTGAACACCGGGCCAAGCTGGAGGAGACACAACGAGTCCTCAACGACACTAGCACCCAACGGGCCAAGCTCCAGACTGAGAATG GAGAGCTGTCCCGccagctggaggaaaaggaggcCCTTATCTCTCAATTAACTAGGGGCAAGCAGTCATACACGCAGCAGATGGAGGACTTGaagaggcagctggaggaggagatgaAG GCCAAGAATGCACTGGCCCATGCCCTCCAGTCGGCCCGGCATGACTGTGACCTCCTGAGGGAGCAGTatgaggaggagacagaggcCAAGGCTGAGCTCCAGCGCTCACTCTCCAAGGCCAACTCTGAGGTCGCACAGTGGAGGACCAAGTACGAGACAGATGCCATTCAACgcactgaggagctggaggaggccaA GAAGAAGCTGGCCCAGcggctgcaggaggcagaggaggcgGTGGAGGCAGTCAATGCCAAGTGTTCCTCCCTGGAGAAGACCAAGCACCGTCTGCAGAACGAGATTGAGGACCTCATGGCAGATGTGGAGCGGTcaaatgcagcagctgctgcattgGACAAGAAGCAGAGAAACTTTGACAAG ATTTTGGCTGAGTGGAAGCAGAAGTTTGAAGAGTCACAGATGGAGCTGGAAGCATCGCAAAAGGAGGCCAGGTCCCTCAGCACTGAGCTCTTCAAGCTGAAGAATGCCTACGAGGAGTCGCTTGAGCACCTGGAGACCTTCAAGAGAGAGAATAAGAACCTCCAAG AGGAGATCTCGGACCTGACGGAGCAGCTGGGTGGCAGCCACAAGACCATCCATGAACTGGAGAAGGTCCGGAAGCAGCTGGATGCTGAGAAACTGGAGCTCCAAGCTGCACTGGAGGAGGCTGAG GCCTCTCTGGAGCACGAGGAGGGAAAGATCCTGAGGGCGCAACTGGAGTTCAACCAGGTCAAGGCAGACTATGAGCGCAAGCTGGCCGAGAAGGatgaggagatggagcaggCCAAGCGCAACCACCTGCGGGTGGTGGACTCACTGCAGACGTCTCTGGACGCTGAGACGCGGAGCCGCAATGAGGCCCTGAGGCTGAAGAAGAAGATGGAGGGTGACCTCAATGAGATGGAGATTCAGCTCAGCCATGCCAACCGTGTGGCTGCTGAGGCCCAGTCCCACCTGAAAGGAGCCCAGGCTCACCTCAAG GACACCCAACTGCAGCTAGATGATGTGGTAAGAGCCAATGAGGACCTGAAGGAGAACATTGCCATTGTGGAGAGGAGAAACAACCTCCTCCAgtcagagctggaggagctgcaggcagtggtAGAACAGACTGAGAGGGCCCGCAAGttggctgagcaggagctgattGAGGCCAGCGAGAGGGTTCAGCTTCTCCACTCACAG AACACCAGCCTCATCAACCAGAAGAAGAAGATGGAGGCCGACATCTCCCAGCTGCAGACAGAGGTGGAAGAGGCCATCCAGGAGTGCAGGAATGCTGAGGAGAAGGCCAAGAAAGCCATCACTGAT GCAGCCATGatggcagaggagctgaagaAGGAGCAGGACACCAGTGCCCATCTGGAGCGGATGAAGAAGAACATGGAACAGACCATCAAGGACCTGCAGATGAGACTGGATGAGGCTGAGCAGCTGGCCCTCAAAGGGGgcaagaagcagctgcagaagctgGAGGCTCGTGTGCGGGAGCTGGAGAATGAGCTGGAGGCTGAGCAGAAGCGCAATGCCGAGAGCATTAAAGGTCTCCGCAAGTCTGAGCGTCGTGTCAAGGAGCTCAGCTACCAG ACAGAGGAGGACCGTAAAAATATGGTCCGGCTCCAGGACCTCGTAGACAAGCTCCAGCTGAAGGTCAAGGCCTACAAGCGGCAGGCAGAGGAGGCG GAGGAACAGGCCAACACCAACCTGGCCAAGTTCCGCAAGGCACAGCACGAGCTGGATGAGGCAGAGGAGCGTGCTGACATCGCCGAGTCCCAGGTCAACAAGCTGCGGGCCAAGAGCCGCGACATTGGAGCCAAG GGACTCAACGAAGAGTGA
- the LOC134551644 gene encoding myosin-6-like isoform X3 has protein sequence MADAVLAALGAAAPFLRPGERERLAAQTRPFDPRSECFVPHPREEFVRGRVTGRQGGEVTVQTELGETVTVKEADVHQQNPPKFDKIEDMAMLTFLHEPAVLYNLKERYASWLIYTYSGLFCVTVNPYKWLPVYNAEVVAAYRGKKRSEAPPHIFSISDNAYQYMLTDRENQSILITGESGAGKTVNTKRVIQYFASIAAIGDRKKEVTNSSKGTLEDQIIQANPALEAFGNAKTLRNDNSSRFGKFIRIHFGATGKLASADIETYLLEKSRVIFQLKAERNYHIFYQILSNKKPELLEMLLITNNPYDYSYVSQGEVTVASIDDSEELLATDSAFDVLGFTAEEKAGVYKLTGAIMHFGNMKFKQKQREEQAEPDGTEDADKSAYLMGLNSADLLKGLCHPRVKVGNEYVTKGQNVQQVYYSIGALAKAVYEKMFNWMVVRINNSLDTKQPRQYFIGVLDIAGFEIFDFNSFEQLCINFTNEKLQQFFNHHMFVLEQEEYKKEGIEWEFIDFGMDLQACIDLIEKPMGIMSILEEECMFPKASDMTFKAKLFDNHLGKSANFGKPRNVKGKPEAHFSLVHYAGTVDYNIIGWLEKNKDPLNETVVGLYQKSALKLLASLFSNYAGADAGKGKGAKKKGSSFQTVSALHRENLNKLMANLKTTHPHFVRCLIPNERKEPGVMDNSLVMHQLRCNGVLEGIRICRKGFPNRILYGDFRQRYRILNPAAIPEGQFIDSRKGAEKLLGSIDIDHNQYKFGHTKVFFKAGLLGLLEEMRDERLSRIITRIQAQARGQLMRIEFKKILERRDSLLVIQWNIRAFMGVKNWPWMKLYFKIKPLLKSAETEKEMQNMKEEFGRLKEALEKSETRRKELEEKMVSMLQEKNDLQLQVQAEQDNLNDAEERCDQLIKNKIQLEAKVKELTERLEDEEEMNAELTARKRKLEDECSELKKDIDDLELTLAKVEKEKHATENKVKNLTEEMAGLDETIAKLTKEKKALQESHQQTLDDLQAEEDKVNTLTKSKVKLEQQVDDLEGSLEQEKKVRMDLERAKRKLEGDLKLTQENIMDLENDKQQLEEKIKKKEFEINQQNSKVEDEQALALQLQKKLKELQARIEELEEELEAERTGRAKVEKLRSDLSRELEEISERLEEAGGATSVQIELNKKREAEFQKMRRDLEEATLQHEATAAALRKKHADSVAELSEQIDNLQRVKQKLEKEKSDLKLELDDLSSNMEQLIKAKVGMEKMSRTMEDQAAEHRAKLEETQRVLNDTSTQRAKLQTENGELSRQLEEKEALISQLTRGKQSYTQQMEDLKRQLEEEMKAKNALAHALQSARHDCDLLREQYEEETEAKAELQRSLSKANSEVAQWRTKYETDAIQRTEELEEAKKKLAQRLQEAEEAVEAVNAKCSSLEKTKHRLQNEIEDLMADVERSNAAAAALDKKQRNFDKILAEWKQKFEESQMELEASQKEARSLSTELFKLKNAYEESLEHLETFKRENKNLQEEISDLTEQLGGSHKTIHELEKVRKQLDAEKLELQAALEEAEASLEHEEGKILRAQLEFNQVKADYERKLAEKDEEMEQAKRNHLRVVDSLQTSLDAETRSRNEALRLKKKMEGDLNEMEIQLSHANRVAAEAQSHLKGAQAHLKDTQLQLDDVVRANEDLKENIAIVERRNNLLQSELEELQAVVEQTERARKLAEQELIEASERVQLLHSQNTSLINQKKKMEADISQLQTEVEEAIQECRNAEEKAKKAITDAAMMAEELKKEQDTSAHLERMKKNMEQTIKDLQMRLDEAEQLALKGGKKQLQKLEARVRELENELEAEQKRNAESIKGLRKSERRVKELSYQTEEDRKNMVRLQDLVDKLQLKVKAYKRQAEEAEEQANTNLAKFRKAQHELDEAEERADIAESQVNKLRAKSRDIGAKKGLNEE, from the exons ACCGAGAGAACCAGTCCATCCTCATCAC TGGAGAATCCGGGGCGGGGAAGACAGTCAACACCAAGAGGGTCATCCAATACTTTGCCAGCATTGCTGCCATTGGCGACCGCAAGAAGGAGGTGACTAATAGCAGCAAG GGCACCCTGGAGGACCAGATCATCCAGGCCAACCCTGCCTTGGAGGCCTTTGGGAATGCCAAGACCCTCCGCAATGACAACTCATCCCGATTT GGGAAGTTCATCCGAATCCATTTTGGGGCCACTGGGAAATTGGCATCAGCTGACATTGAGACCT ACCTCCTGGAGAAGTCCCGTGTCATTTTCCAGCTGAAGGCTGAGAGGAACTACCACATCTTTTACCAGATCCTCTCCAACAAGAAGCCAGAACTGCTGG AGATGCTTCTCATCACAAACAACCCCTATGACTACAGTTACGTCTCCCAAGGAGAGGTGACTGTGGCCTCCATCGATGACTCTGAAGAGCTGTTGGCAACTGAC AGCGCTTTTGATGTCTTGGGCTTCACGGCGGAGGAGAAGGCTGGTGTCTACAAGCTGACGGGTGCTATCATGCACTTTGGCAACATGAAGTTCAAGCAGAAGCAACGGGAAGAGCAGGCAGAACCAGATGGTACTGAAG atgctgACAAGTCAGCTTACCTAATGGGGCTGAACTCAGCTGACCTTCTCAAGGGGTTGTGTCACCCCCGGGTGAAGGTGGGCAATGAATATGTCACCAAGGGGCAGAATGTCCAGCAGGTGTACTACTCCATTGGGGCCTTGGCCAAGGCTGTATATGAGAAGATGTTCAACTGGATGGTGGTTAGGATCAACAACTCTCTGGACACCAAGCAGCCAAGGCAGTACTTCATCGGTGTGCTGGATATCGCCGGATTTGAGATCTTTGAT ttCAACAGCTTCGAGCAGCTCTGCATCAACTTCACCAACgagaagctgcagcagtttttcaACCACCACATGTTCGTGCTGGAACAGGAGGAATACAAGAAGGAAGGCATTGAGTGGGAGTTCATTGACTTTGGCATGGACCTCCAGGCCTGCATTGACCTCATTGAGAAG CCCATGGGGATCATGTCCATCCTGGAGGAGGAGTGCATGTTTCCCAAAGCCTCAGACATGACCTTCAAGGCCAAGCTCTTTGACAATCACCTGGGCAAGTCGGCCAACTTTGGGAAGCCACGCAACGTCAAGGGGAAGCCAGAGGCGCATTTCTCTCTTGTCCACTATGCTGGCACTGTGGACTACAACATCATTGGGTGGCTGGAGAAGAACAAGGACCCCCTCAATGAGACAGTGGTGGGGCTCTACCAGAAATCAGCCCTGAAGCTCTTGGCCAGCCTTTTCTCCAACTATGCTGGGGCAGATGCTG ggaaggggaagggagccAAGAAGAAAGGTTCCTCCTTTCAGActgtctcagctctgcatcGG GAGAACCTCAACAAGTTGATGGCCAACCTCAAGACCACCCACCCTCATTTTGTCCGCTGCCTCATCCCCAATGAGCGGAAAGAACCAG GTGTGATGGACAATTCCCTGGTAATGCATCAGCTGCGCTGCAACGGGGTCCTAGAGGGCATCCGCATCTGCCGCAAGGGCTTCCCCAATCGCATCCTCTATGGGGACTTCCGCCAGCG GTACCGCATCCTGAaccctgctgccatccctgagGGGCAGTTCATTGACAGCCGCAAGGGTGCTGAGAAGCTCCTGGGATCCATTGACATCGACCACAACCAGTACAAATTTGGACACACCAAG GTCTTCTTCAaggctgggctgctgggacTTCTGGAGGAGATGCGGGACGAGCGCCTCTCTCGCATCATCACCCGCATCCAAGCTCAGGCCCGAGGGCAGCTCATGCGCATTGAGTTCAAGAAGATCTTGGAGCGCCG GGACTCACTGCTGGTGATCCAGTGGAACATCAGGGCCTTCATGGGGGTGAAGAACTGGCCTTGGATGAAGCTGTACTTCAAGATCAAGCCCTTGTTGAAGAGTGCTGAGACAGAGAAGGAGATGCAG AACATGAAGGAAGAGTTTGGGCGGCTGAAGGAGGCCCTGGAGAAGTCAGAGACCCGGCgcaaggagctggaggagaagatGGTCTCCATGCTGCAGGAGAAGAATGACCTTCAGCTCCAAGTGCAGGCC GAGCAGGACAACCTCAATGATGCTGAGGAGCGCTGTGACCAGCTGATCAAGAACAAGATTCAGCTGGAGGCCAAGGTGAAGGAGCTGACAGAGCGActggaggatgaggaagagaTGAATGCAGAACTGACAGCTAGGAAGAGGAAGCTGGAGGATGAGTGTTCGGAGTTGAAAAAGGATATTGATGACCTAGAGCTGACTCTGGCCAAGGTGGAGAAGGAGAAACATGCCACCGAGAACAAG GTCAAGAACCTCACAGAGGAGATGGCCGGGCTGGATGAAACCATTGCCAAGttaacaaaggaaaagaaggcCCTGCAAGAATCTCACCAGCAGACTCTGGATgacctgcaggcagaggaagacAAAGTCAACACCCTGACAAAGTCTAAAGTCAAGCTGGAACAGCAAGTGGATGAT CTTGAAGGCTCCTTGGAACAGGAGAAGAAGGTCCGGATGGACCTGGAAAGGGCCAAAAGGAAGCTGGAAGGTGACTTGAAGCTGACACAGGAAAACATCATGGACCTGGAAAACGACAAGCAGCAGCTAGAGGAGAAGATCAAGAA GAAAGAGTTTGAGATCAACCAGCAGAACAGCAAGGTTGAGGATGagcaggctctggctctgcagctccagaagaagctgaaagagctgcag GCACGGattgaggagctggaggaggagttGGAAGCAGAGCGGACAGGCAGAGCCAAGGTGGAGAAGCTGCGCTCAGACTTGTCAcgggagctggaggagatcagcgagaggctggaggaggcaggTGGTGCCACTTCAGTGCAGATTGAGCTCAACAAGAAGCGGGAGGCAGAGTTCCAGAAGATGCGGCGGGATCTGGAAGAGGCCACGCTGCAGCACGAGGCCACGGCTGCTGCACTGCGCAAGAAGCACGCCGACAGCGTGGCTGAGCTCAGCGAGCAGATTGACAACTTACAGCGTGTCaagcagaagctggagaaggagaagagcGACCTCAAGCTGGAGCTGGATGACCTCAGCTCCAACATGGAGCAACTGATAAAGGCCAAG GTGGGCATGGAGAAGATGTCTCGCACCATGGAGGACCAGGCAGCTGAACACCGGGCCAAGCTGGAGGAGACACAACGAGTCCTCAACGACACTAGCACCCAACGGGCCAAGCTCCAGACTGAGAATG GAGAGCTGTCCCGccagctggaggaaaaggaggcCCTTATCTCTCAATTAACTAGGGGCAAGCAGTCATACACGCAGCAGATGGAGGACTTGaagaggcagctggaggaggagatgaAG GCCAAGAATGCACTGGCCCATGCCCTCCAGTCGGCCCGGCATGACTGTGACCTCCTGAGGGAGCAGTatgaggaggagacagaggcCAAGGCTGAGCTCCAGCGCTCACTCTCCAAGGCCAACTCTGAGGTCGCACAGTGGAGGACCAAGTACGAGACAGATGCCATTCAACgcactgaggagctggaggaggccaA GAAGAAGCTGGCCCAGcggctgcaggaggcagaggaggcgGTGGAGGCAGTCAATGCCAAGTGTTCCTCCCTGGAGAAGACCAAGCACCGTCTGCAGAACGAGATTGAGGACCTCATGGCAGATGTGGAGCGGTcaaatgcagcagctgctgcattgGACAAGAAGCAGAGAAACTTTGACAAG ATTTTGGCTGAGTGGAAGCAGAAGTTTGAAGAGTCACAGATGGAGCTGGAAGCATCGCAAAAGGAGGCCAGGTCCCTCAGCACTGAGCTCTTCAAGCTGAAGAATGCCTACGAGGAGTCGCTTGAGCACCTGGAGACCTTCAAGAGAGAGAATAAGAACCTCCAAG AGGAGATCTCGGACCTGACGGAGCAGCTGGGTGGCAGCCACAAGACCATCCATGAACTGGAGAAGGTCCGGAAGCAGCTGGATGCTGAGAAACTGGAGCTCCAAGCTGCACTGGAGGAGGCTGAG GCCTCTCTGGAGCACGAGGAGGGAAAGATCCTGAGGGCGCAACTGGAGTTCAACCAGGTCAAGGCAGACTATGAGCGCAAGCTGGCCGAGAAGGatgaggagatggagcaggCCAAGCGCAACCACCTGCGGGTGGTGGACTCACTGCAGACGTCTCTGGACGCTGAGACGCGGAGCCGCAATGAGGCCCTGAGGCTGAAGAAGAAGATGGAGGGTGACCTCAATGAGATGGAGATTCAGCTCAGCCATGCCAACCGTGTGGCTGCTGAGGCCCAGTCCCACCTGAAAGGAGCCCAGGCTCACCTCAAG GACACCCAACTGCAGCTAGATGATGTGGTAAGAGCCAATGAGGACCTGAAGGAGAACATTGCCATTGTGGAGAGGAGAAACAACCTCCTCCAgtcagagctggaggagctgcaggcagtggtAGAACAGACTGAGAGGGCCCGCAAGttggctgagcaggagctgattGAGGCCAGCGAGAGGGTTCAGCTTCTCCACTCACAG AACACCAGCCTCATCAACCAGAAGAAGAAGATGGAGGCCGACATCTCCCAGCTGCAGACAGAGGTGGAAGAGGCCATCCAGGAGTGCAGGAATGCTGAGGAGAAGGCCAAGAAAGCCATCACTGAT GCAGCCATGatggcagaggagctgaagaAGGAGCAGGACACCAGTGCCCATCTGGAGCGGATGAAGAAGAACATGGAACAGACCATCAAGGACCTGCAGATGAGACTGGATGAGGCTGAGCAGCTGGCCCTCAAAGGGGgcaagaagcagctgcagaagctgGAGGCTCGTGTGCGGGAGCTGGAGAATGAGCTGGAGGCTGAGCAGAAGCGCAATGCCGAGAGCATTAAAGGTCTCCGCAAGTCTGAGCGTCGTGTCAAGGAGCTCAGCTACCAG ACAGAGGAGGACCGTAAAAATATGGTCCGGCTCCAGGACCTCGTAGACAAGCTCCAGCTGAAGGTCAAGGCCTACAAGCGGCAGGCAGAGGAGGCG GAGGAACAGGCCAACACCAACCTGGCCAAGTTCCGCAAGGCACAGCACGAGCTGGATGAGGCAGAGGAGCGTGCTGACATCGCCGAGTCCCAGGTCAACAAGCTGCGGGCCAAGAGCCGCGACATTGGAGCCAAG AAGGGACTCAACGAAGAGTGA